The following are encoded in a window of Methylicorpusculum oleiharenae genomic DNA:
- the rpiA gene encoding ribose-5-phosphate isomerase RpiA, whose amino-acid sequence MTQDELKQQVAQAALEYIKGVSIIGVGTGSTVYHFIEGLKAFKNDIEGAVSSSETSTTHLQRIGIPVLDLNSVGTLEVYVDGADEINPHKQLIKGGGAALTREKIIAGASKKFICIADESKSVDVLGKFPLPVEVIPMARSFVARELVKLGGQPIWRENCITDNGCQILDVHNLSILNPSELERTINNIPGVVTVGIFSLRPADVVLVSKGQDIISF is encoded by the coding sequence ATGACACAAGACGAATTAAAACAACAAGTAGCTCAAGCGGCCTTAGAATACATCAAAGGCGTCTCAATTATCGGCGTCGGCACCGGCTCTACCGTTTACCATTTCATCGAAGGACTTAAAGCTTTTAAAAACGACATCGAAGGCGCGGTGTCCAGCTCAGAAACCAGCACAACGCACTTGCAACGCATCGGCATTCCGGTTCTGGATCTCAACTCAGTCGGCACACTGGAAGTTTATGTCGATGGTGCGGACGAAATCAACCCGCATAAACAACTGATCAAAGGCGGTGGCGCAGCCCTGACGCGTGAAAAAATTATTGCCGGCGCCAGCAAAAAGTTTATCTGCATTGCGGATGAATCAAAATCGGTTGATGTGCTGGGTAAATTCCCTTTGCCGGTGGAAGTCATTCCTATGGCGAGAAGCTTTGTAGCGCGTGAATTGGTCAAACTGGGCGGTCAACCGATATGGCGTGAAAACTGTATCACCGACAACGGCTGTCAAATTTTGGATGTACACAATCTCAGCATTCTGAACCCTTCAGAACTGGAAAGAACGATCAACAACATTCCCGGCGTTGTTACCGTCGGCATTTTCAGCCTGAGACCGGCTGATGTGGTTTTGGTCAGTAAAGGCCAGGATATTATCAGCTTCTAA
- a CDS encoding phosphate/phosphite/phosphonate ABC transporter substrate-binding protein — translation MFRFPVFLMISALICSQTVNAEDHFHGLLFRVGFYVQSFSDVSRGDMEIAMKFWGEELGQQLDLTTQVEMYDNIENMAADFANGKINFIVGSPLSVIKHFKLDSLSDGFRAVNDTRDFDSLVLVVRSDEGISTIKQAQGKRLVLLKGDELAAVFIDNLTRKSSGSDYNRFFENVVWATNSHRMVLDLFFKKADIALVYLKAYRLACELNPQIERKTQIIATFSSFPRSIGFFHKDVDSSFREYILTKALFIDQFPRGRQLLTLFNSEKLERSQVSDLDKVISLYEEYKHNKSRARR, via the coding sequence ATGTTCAGATTTCCGGTTTTCCTGATGATATCAGCCCTGATCTGTAGTCAAACGGTAAATGCTGAAGATCACTTCCATGGGCTTTTATTCCGTGTGGGATTTTATGTTCAATCGTTTTCCGATGTATCCCGGGGCGATATGGAAATTGCAATGAAATTTTGGGGAGAGGAGCTGGGTCAGCAGCTGGATCTGACGACTCAAGTGGAGATGTATGACAATATCGAAAACATGGCGGCCGATTTTGCAAACGGTAAAATCAATTTTATAGTTGGATCGCCGCTCAGTGTCATCAAACATTTCAAACTGGACTCGTTAAGTGATGGCTTCAGAGCGGTTAACGATACACGCGATTTCGACAGCCTGGTTTTAGTGGTCAGAAGTGACGAGGGCATCAGCACAATTAAACAAGCCCAGGGAAAAAGGCTGGTATTGCTAAAAGGTGATGAACTAGCCGCCGTTTTTATCGATAACTTGACGCGCAAATCCAGCGGGAGTGATTACAACCGTTTTTTTGAAAATGTAGTTTGGGCGACGAATTCGCATCGGATGGTGCTGGATTTGTTTTTTAAAAAAGCCGATATTGCCCTGGTGTATTTGAAAGCTTATCGTTTGGCGTGTGAACTGAACCCCCAGATCGAAAGAAAGACCCAAATCATTGCAACTTTCTCCTCATTTCCTCGAAGCATCGGATTTTTTCATAAAGATGTGGACAGTAGCTTTCGCGAATATATTCTTACCAAAGCGCTTTTTATTGATCAGTTTCCCAGAGGACGGCAGTTATTGACGTTGTTTAATTCTGAAAAACTTGAGCGTTCACAAGTGAGCGATCTGGACAAAGTGATTTCTCTTTATGAGGAATACAAGCATAACAAGAGCAGAGCGAGGCGGTGA
- a CDS encoding HD domain-containing phosphohydrolase, with amino-acid sequence MIKDIHRDKLSKLRILYVEDDSETREELSMILQSWVDVLHVAVNGSEGLNFYRKYDPDIVITDIQMPILNGLGMSSEIKRIKRDQCIVVLSAYNDVEYLFKAMELGIQHYITKPVMIDRLQAKLTQIAEFMSLENEALRSRKLLEQYKLMVDEKAIVCKMDSEGFITYVNQHFCALSGYTEHELIGREFRFLFESDEQFSEIRSALSDFRKWTGILINTSKKGGRYVVDASLTAVVAEGDHIEEYVALMVDITDMYEKHERLSLHLQNDLNTQNHLLNEYERALELGTSLCVIDPDGIIVSANPSFSNGLGCLPEDLVGLPFDELIQDYLHFKEWALPQITGQGSLSRVMNMRFKEGLEKTFSIIIVAIHDVQGSLHSLLALSQDITDSIRLNREIMDTQKELLYVMGEVVENRSQETGMHVKRVAELSKFIALKYGLTEQHSEMIKIASPMHDVGKVGISDHILHKPGKLTEEEFKVMKTHAQLGYNLLKKLDKPLIKMAANIAYHHHEHFDGSGYPNGLSGEQISIEGKIVALVDVFDALSSERAYKKPWPHDAILDYIETQRGKQFEPVLVDIMLDNMDDILALRNLYKD; translated from the coding sequence ATGATCAAAGACATTCATCGAGACAAACTCTCAAAGCTCAGGATTCTTTATGTAGAGGATGATAGCGAAACCCGCGAGGAACTCAGCATGATTCTTCAATCCTGGGTGGATGTTCTTCATGTCGCGGTGAATGGTAGCGAGGGGCTGAATTTTTATAGAAAGTATGATCCTGATATCGTCATTACCGACATACAAATGCCTATTTTAAACGGACTGGGTATGTCGTCCGAAATCAAGCGCATCAAGCGCGATCAATGCATTGTCGTGTTAAGCGCTTACAATGATGTCGAATACCTTTTTAAAGCGATGGAACTGGGTATTCAGCATTACATCACCAAGCCTGTGATGATAGATCGTTTGCAGGCTAAGCTGACTCAAATTGCAGAGTTTATGAGTCTTGAGAACGAGGCTCTGCGAAGTCGCAAGCTGCTTGAGCAATACAAGCTCATGGTCGACGAAAAAGCGATCGTCTGTAAAATGGATTCTGAAGGCTTTATCACTTATGTCAATCAACATTTCTGTGCCTTATCCGGCTATACAGAACACGAATTGATCGGCCGCGAGTTCCGTTTCTTGTTTGAGTCGGATGAACAGTTTTCGGAAATCCGGTCGGCCTTGTCCGATTTTCGAAAATGGACCGGAATTTTGATCAATACCTCCAAAAAAGGAGGCCGCTATGTGGTTGACGCTTCATTAACTGCGGTTGTCGCGGAAGGTGATCACATTGAAGAGTATGTCGCATTGATGGTCGACATCACGGATATGTACGAGAAACACGAAAGATTATCGCTGCATCTGCAAAACGACTTAAACACGCAAAATCATCTTTTAAACGAGTATGAACGTGCCCTGGAGTTGGGCACTTCATTATGTGTCATTGATCCTGACGGCATCATTGTCAGCGCCAATCCCAGTTTCAGTAACGGCTTGGGCTGTTTGCCCGAGGATTTGGTCGGTTTGCCGTTTGATGAATTAATTCAGGATTACCTCCATTTCAAAGAGTGGGCCTTGCCTCAAATTACAGGACAGGGTTCGCTGTCGCGGGTCATGAATATGCGTTTCAAGGAAGGTTTGGAAAAAACGTTCAGTATCATTATTGTCGCTATCCATGATGTGCAGGGTTCGCTGCATTCCTTGCTGGCGCTAAGTCAGGACATTACCGATTCGATCCGGCTGAATCGGGAAATCATGGATACTCAAAAGGAATTGCTCTACGTCATGGGTGAGGTCGTCGAGAACCGCAGTCAGGAAACCGGCATGCATGTCAAACGTGTAGCCGAACTTTCCAAGTTCATTGCGCTTAAATACGGACTCACCGAACAGCATTCCGAAATGATTAAAATTGCATCCCCTATGCATGATGTCGGTAAAGTCGGCATTTCCGACCATATTCTTCATAAACCGGGCAAGCTGACCGAAGAAGAGTTTAAAGTGATGAAAACGCATGCCCAACTGGGTTATAACCTGCTCAAAAAACTCGACAAGCCGCTGATCAAAATGGCGGCGAACATTGCCTATCATCATCATGAACACTTTGACGGTTCAGGCTATCCGAATGGTTTGAGCGGTGAACAAATTTCGATTGAAGGCAAAATTGTGGCGTTGGTCGATGTCTTTGATGCGCTGAGTAGCGAGCGCGCCTATAAGAAACCCTGGCCGCATGACGCCATTCTGGATTACATCGAAACTCAGAGAGGCAAGCAGTTTGAGCCGGTGTTGGTCGATATTATGCTGGACAATATGGATGATATTCTGGCGCTTCGTAATTTGTATAAAGATTAG
- the ilvA gene encoding threonine ammonia-lyase, biosynthetic: protein MLAKYIERILRARVYDVAEETPLDFAPNLSKRLGNAVYLKREDLQPVFSFKLRGAYNKIALLTERERASGVIAASAGNHAQGVALSAQMLGITALIVMPRTTPEIKVNSVRGRGAETILHGDSYDEAYAYARQLAEQKKMTFIHPYDDPDVIAGQGTVGMEILRQKTGSINAIFVPVGGGGLIAGITAYVKFVRPETKIIGVEPDDADCLNQALKARSRVTLKQVGLFADGVAVRQIGEEPFNVVRDYIDEVITVNTDEICAAIKDIFDDTRSVAEPAGALALAGLKKYVEVTEASDQTLIAIESGANINFDRLRYVAERAQVGEHRELLLAVNIPEIPGSFLNFCRLLGNRNVTEFNYRYFDAGQAQVFVGVSSSGSGADKAELVNQLQTQGFQVLDMTANDLAKEHIRYMVGGHTPCQLDEIVYSLQFPERPGALLGFLSALGGRWNISLFHYRNHGAAFGLVLIGLQMPKAESHAFEACLDELGFGYTEETENPAYALFAGGNKM, encoded by the coding sequence ATGTTAGCAAAATATATTGAGAGAATTTTAAGAGCGCGGGTTTACGATGTGGCAGAGGAAACGCCGCTGGACTTCGCCCCTAATTTATCCAAACGCTTGGGCAATGCCGTATATTTGAAGCGCGAAGATCTACAGCCGGTATTTTCCTTCAAGTTACGCGGAGCTTATAACAAAATAGCTCTTTTGACTGAAAGGGAGCGCGCCAGTGGCGTTATTGCAGCTTCGGCCGGTAATCATGCACAGGGCGTGGCACTTTCGGCACAGATGCTGGGCATAACGGCATTGATCGTGATGCCGAGAACAACACCGGAAATCAAAGTCAATTCCGTCAGAGGACGGGGTGCTGAGACGATTCTTCATGGCGATTCCTATGATGAAGCTTATGCTTATGCCCGGCAGTTGGCAGAGCAAAAGAAGATGACGTTTATTCATCCCTATGATGATCCCGATGTTATCGCAGGGCAGGGTACGGTAGGAATGGAAATCCTCAGACAAAAGACCGGCTCAATAAATGCGATTTTTGTTCCTGTGGGGGGCGGCGGATTGATCGCCGGCATTACGGCTTATGTCAAGTTTGTAAGGCCTGAAACCAAGATCATCGGTGTTGAGCCGGACGATGCCGATTGCTTGAATCAGGCCTTGAAAGCCCGCAGTCGCGTAACGCTTAAGCAAGTCGGATTGTTTGCCGACGGTGTGGCCGTCAGGCAGATAGGTGAGGAACCTTTTAATGTGGTGCGCGATTACATCGATGAAGTGATCACCGTCAATACTGATGAAATTTGTGCGGCGATCAAGGATATATTCGACGATACCCGCTCTGTCGCAGAGCCTGCGGGTGCTTTAGCGTTGGCGGGTTTGAAGAAATACGTGGAAGTCACAGAGGCTAGTGACCAGACCTTGATTGCCATTGAAAGTGGTGCGAATATCAACTTTGATCGTTTGCGCTATGTTGCAGAACGGGCGCAGGTGGGCGAACATAGGGAATTACTACTTGCGGTGAATATCCCCGAAATTCCGGGCAGTTTCTTAAACTTTTGCCGTCTGCTGGGTAATCGTAACGTGACCGAATTTAATTACCGGTATTTTGATGCTGGCCAAGCGCAAGTATTTGTAGGGGTCTCGTCCAGCGGTTCGGGTGCAGACAAAGCTGAATTGGTCAATCAGTTACAGACTCAGGGTTTTCAGGTCCTGGATATGACAGCTAATGATTTGGCAAAAGAGCATATTCGTTATATGGTTGGCGGGCATACGCCTTGTCAACTGGATGAAATTGTTTATAGTCTGCAGTTCCCTGAAAGACCCGGTGCGTTATTAGGATTTTTATCAGCTTTGGGTGGGCGATGGAATATCAGTTTGTTTCATTATCGCAACCACGGCGCTGCGTTTGGTTTGGTTTTGATTGGTTTGCAAATGCCGAAAGCTGAAAGCCATGCTTTTGAGGCGTGTCTGGATGAATTGGGGTTTGGTTATACGGAAGAAACTGAAAATCCGGCTTACGCATTATTTGCCGGTGGCAACAAAATGTGA
- a CDS encoding TolC family protein, with product MIHLPSLPDIRAGQACNAVNLSGPDHLKTQYRCLLFRAVKIKYLPKRRVYFLTFSAVKPLLGVLAGFMLAGNVWAEPIKTENLSLQDCIEIALQRNQQMQISSASIAMAEAQYQQAMSAYWPRISADVNAQRADEDRTFSGKTSVKLPPALGAALGGAVGGAPISSLPMDLDVKLFDRDMLTTSVNLTYPIFTGGRRGAIVDQAEKGLAIAEIGERKTRLEVIRDVKKYYYGALFALDMEQLASDTLERFQVLEELTERLYQHGSMKVKKTDYLRTKTSTAITRSLLHEANYSRELAHEALTNAMGLDWNSNVTLAKDEQPLHLNEELQTLISSAHDFNPDIQQLKLAVQVTENKITEARSGYFPVIGFQASAYKLWNDFDGGLVNNDNREGWTIGVGLQWNLFDGFQTSGKVDYAKAQRRQLESQQILLDQAMALQVKQQFLRLRSAGKQMEDTREASSYAKENRELHVRAYQEEMVETKDVIESEIVETFTQSSQYRSRHELEMALVSLEFLIGQNIQSLNQ from the coding sequence ATGATTCATCTCCCCTCTTTACCGGATATCCGGGCTGGTCAAGCTTGCAATGCTGTTAACTTAAGCGGGCCTGATCATCTGAAAACTCAGTACCGATGCTTGTTGTTTAGGGCTGTGAAGATCAAATACCTTCCTAAAAGACGTGTTTACTTTTTAACCTTCTCTGCCGTCAAGCCGTTGCTGGGGGTGTTAGCCGGCTTCATGCTTGCCGGTAATGTTTGGGCTGAACCGATAAAAACCGAGAATCTCAGTCTTCAGGATTGCATAGAAATTGCCTTGCAACGCAATCAGCAAATGCAGATATCGAGTGCGTCAATTGCAATGGCTGAAGCTCAGTATCAGCAGGCCATGTCCGCTTATTGGCCGCGAATTTCTGCGGATGTCAATGCGCAGCGGGCCGATGAGGACAGGACTTTTTCTGGAAAAACATCAGTAAAACTGCCCCCTGCCTTAGGCGCTGCTTTGGGTGGGGCGGTTGGTGGGGCTCCCATTAGTTCGTTACCTATGGATTTGGATGTCAAATTGTTCGATAGAGACATGCTGACTACATCCGTCAATTTGACCTACCCTATTTTCACCGGAGGACGGCGCGGCGCTATTGTCGATCAGGCTGAAAAAGGGCTTGCAATTGCCGAAATCGGTGAACGCAAAACCCGGCTTGAAGTCATCCGCGATGTCAAAAAATATTATTACGGCGCCCTGTTTGCACTGGATATGGAGCAGTTGGCCAGCGATACGCTGGAGCGTTTTCAGGTGCTGGAAGAACTGACCGAACGGCTTTATCAGCATGGTTCCATGAAGGTTAAAAAAACCGATTATCTGCGCACAAAAACCTCAACGGCCATTACTCGTTCGTTATTGCACGAAGCCAATTATTCCAGGGAACTAGCCCACGAAGCATTAACTAATGCGATGGGGCTGGATTGGAACAGCAACGTGACGCTGGCAAAAGATGAACAACCTCTGCACTTGAATGAGGAATTACAAACCTTGATCAGCAGCGCGCATGATTTTAATCCGGATATCCAGCAGCTTAAATTAGCTGTTCAGGTGACTGAAAATAAAATAACCGAAGCGCGAAGCGGCTATTTTCCGGTAATCGGATTCCAGGCATCGGCTTACAAGTTATGGAACGATTTTGACGGCGGTCTGGTTAACAATGACAACCGCGAAGGCTGGACCATTGGTGTGGGTTTGCAGTGGAATTTATTCGATGGTTTTCAGACCTCAGGTAAGGTCGATTATGCCAAGGCGCAACGAAGACAATTGGAAAGCCAGCAAATCTTGCTGGATCAAGCCATGGCGTTGCAAGTCAAGCAGCAGTTTTTAAGGCTGCGCAGTGCCGGAAAACAAATGGAAGATACCCGCGAAGCTTCGAGTTATGCAAAAGAAAACCGGGAGCTTCACGTTCGCGCTTACCAGGAAGAGATGGTCGAGACCAAGGATGTCATCGAGTCGGAAATTGTCGAAACTTTCACGCAAAGCTCTCAATACCGTTCCCGTCACGAATTGGAAATGGCATTGGTTTCGCTGGAATTTTTAATCGGTCAGAACATTCAATCGTTAAATCAATAA